One window of Triticum dicoccoides isolate Atlit2015 ecotype Zavitan chromosome 5A, WEW_v2.0, whole genome shotgun sequence genomic DNA carries:
- the LOC119299903 gene encoding uncharacterized protein LOC119299903, with amino-acid sequence MVFMPLPYIDDRPARKGAEENMLGCLFPGSNDQRRRVRCCFDGKHMLYFGKHMFLVLNSFALTFKINREQHQPKLHLISKKGNINQLDHLPRPSSSYFSRLG; translated from the exons ATGGTCTTCATGCCTCT CCCATACATAGATGACAGGCCTGCAAGGAAAGGAGCAGAAGAAAACATG CTTGGCTGTTTGTTTCCAGGAAGTAACGATCAAAGAAGAAGAGTTAGATGCTGCTTTGATGGTAAACATATGCTTTATTTTGGGAAGCATATGTTCTTGGTGCTTAATAGCTTTGCATTAACCTTCAAG ATAAATCGAGAGCAACACCAGCCTAAACTTCATCTGATCTCGAAAAAAGGGAATATAAACCAGCTAGACCATCTACCCAGGCCATCATCTTCTTATTTTTCACGCCTTGGATAG
- the LOC119297069 gene encoding uncharacterized protein LOC119297069, which produces MLAAMSNRSSSQTFVAAKSQETAITGDTKSQETAITGDTKIQEPAVTDDNKGKESAVSVDTTSKEQAFTNDTKHKEPAVTGVTKSKEHAVTDDTKRKEHAVTDDTKRKEPAIAGASVINKPAPSERASSSTETNELSSSADNAVAAMTTMGAGGSNLTNRNQETSKSKEAVDGTVGGNGGLE; this is translated from the coding sequence ATGCTGGCTGCTATGTCGAACAGGTCGAGCTCACAGACCTTCGTCGCAGCCAAGAGCCAGGAGACGGCCATCACCGGCGACACCAAGAGCCAGGAGACGGCCATCACCGGCGACACCAAGATCCAGGAGCCGGCCGTCACGGACGACAACAAGGGCAAGGAGTCGGCCGTCAGCGTCGACACCACGAGCAAGGAGCAGGCCTTCACCAACGACACCAAGCACAAGGAGCCGGCCGTCACCGGCGTCACCAAGAGCAAGGAGCACGCCGTCACTGACGACACCAAGCGCAAGGAGCACGCCGTCACTGACGACACCAAGCGCAAGGAGCCGGCCATCGCCGGTGCCTCCGTCATCAACAAGCCTGCACCGAGCGAGAGGGCAAGCTCGAGCACTGAGACAAACGAGCTGAGCAGCTCAGCTGACAATGCAGTTGCGGCCATGACTACGATGGGGGCGGGCGGCAGCAACCTGACCAACCGCAATCAGGAGACGTCGAAGTCGAAGGAAGCGGTGGATGGGACAGTCGGGGGCAACGGTGGCTTGGAGTAG